The DNA segment GTCGTCGACGGCGCCACCGTGCTGGAGACGCCCGGGCCGTACGGTGACGAGCCGGCCGTGATCCAGCTCTATGCGCCCAGCCCGAACTTCGTCGGCCTCGAGGGCGACAACTACGCCACCCTCGGGATCTTCCTCGTGGACGGGGAGCCGGCCGGGCTCGACCTCCGCGAGAACCAGACCGTCGTCATCGACAACCTCAGCGTGTGCGTGCCGCACGTCGTGCGCGGCTGACCCCGCGCGACCACCGCCGACCCGCAGCCCGCCCCCGGAGGACACCTCGATGCTCGACTACCTGCACGCGATCGCCCTGAGCTGGCCGGCCGCCGCCGTCAGCCTGCTGCTGACGCTCGCGGTCGGCGCTGCGCTGTGGGCGACCCACAACGCCCTGACGCACTTCGACGACCGCCAGGTCCTCTTCGAGCAGGGCAGCGTGGCCTACCTAGTGCAGCGCAGCTCCCTCGTGCTCGCCTTCGGCATCGCCTCGCTGCCCACGATCACCCGAGGCGAGGACGACTACCCCTGGAACGTGCTCCCCCTGCAGGCCGCGCAGCTCGCCTGGGTGTTCGTCGCCCTGCTGGGCGTCCGCTACCTCGTCGACGCGATCCTGCTGCGGGAGCGCAACACCGAGGAGCTCCTGGACGGCAACGTCGCCCTCGGGGTGCTCGAGGCCGGCTTCTACGTCGGCTTCGGCTTCGTCCTGAACGGGTCGCTGACCGGGTCGGCCGCGACCTTCGGCCTCAGCCTGGCCAGCACCGTGGTGTTCGGCCTGCTCGGGCTCGCCGTCGTCGTCGGCGTCTTCTGGCTGCACGAGCTGGTCACACCGTGGTCGGTGCGGCAGCTCGTCCGCGGGCGGAGCCTCACCGCGGGGTTCGAGGCCGGCGGCGTGCTCGCGGCCGTCGGGATCGTCGTCCGCGAGGGCGTCGCCGGCGACTTCACCGGCTGGACCGACGGGCTCGTCGCCTTCGCCGCGACCAGCCTCTTCGCGGTCGCGATGCTCTATCTGTTCCGGTGGGTGACCAACCGGCTGATCCTGCGCTCCGCGACGCTGAACCAGATCCAGGAGCGACAGCTCGTGGGCGCGTCCGCCTTCAGCGCGGTGCTGCTCGTCGTCGTCGCGATCACGGTCGCGGCGGTCGTGCGCCACCAGCTCTGAGCGCGGACCCGACGGCCGGGGCGGTCCCGCTCAGAAGAGCAGGCCCAGCCCCGGGTCGGTGAGGATCTGGGCCACGGTCGAGAGGAACACCGAGCCCTGCTCACCGTCGACGAGCCGGTGGTCGAAGGACACCGCGAGCGTGGTCACCCAGCGCGGCTCGATGCGCTCGTCGCGCCCCGCGCCGACGACCCAGGGGCGCCGGGCGATCTGGCCGATGCAGAGGATGCCCGCCTCGCCCGGGTTGACGATCGGGGTGCCGGCGTCGACGCCGAACGTGCCGACGTTCGTGATCGTGAACGTCCCGCCCGCCATGTCGGACGGCGACGTACGGCCGTCGCGCGCCGTGCTGACGACGGCGTTGATGGCCTGCGCCATCTCGAGCAGCGTCATCGCGTCCGCGCCCTTGAGGTTGGGCACGACCAGCCCGCGCGGGGTCGCGGCCGCGATCCCGAGGTTGACGTAGTGCAGCGTCGCGATCTCCTGCGCGGCCTCGTCCCAGTACGCGTTGAGCTGCGGGACGCGGCTGAGCGCGACGCACACGGCCTTGGCCACGACGAGCAGCGGCGAGATCTTCACCCCGCGGAACTCGCGCCGCTCACGGAGCCGGTCGACGAGCTCCATGGTCGCCGTGACGTCGCACGTCACCCACTCGGTCACGTGCGGCGCCGTGAACGCCGACCGCACCATCGCGTCGGCCGTCGCCTTGCGCACCCCCTTGATGGGGACGCGCGTCTCGCGGTCGGGGTCCGCCGCCCGCGCCGGGGCGGGCGAGGGGACTGACCGTGTCGGTGCGGCGGTCGGCGCCGCGGCGACCCGGGCCGGCGCCGGCTCGGGCGCGCTGGCCCGGTCGACGTCCGTGCGGGTGATGATCCCGCCGGGACCGCTGCCGGTCAGCGTCGTGAGGTCGACCCCGCGGTCCTGCGCGAGCTTGCGGACCGGCGGCTTGGCCAGCACGGCCGGACCGCCCCCGAGGAACGGTGCGTCCCCGGCCGCCCGCGCCGCCGGAGCGGTCGGCTCCGCGGGCAGCGAGTTGCCGGTGACGGGGGCCGTCGCGGGCACCTGCTCCGTCGCTCCCCTGCGCGCCCGGCGCTTCGAGTCCGTGCTCCGCGGGCCGTAGCCGACGAGGTTCGCCACGCGGGCCTCGCCCGCGGCCTCGGTGACCGGCGACCCGGGAACCTGCTCGGCCCCGAGCGCGGTCGCCGGGTCGGGGACGGGCTCGTCGGCACCGTCGGAGATGGCGACGATCGGTGCGCCGACGTCGACCAGCTGGCCCTCGTCGACGAGCAGGGCCGTCACGGTCCCGGCGTAGGGGCTCGGCAGCTCGACCAACGACTTGGCCGTCTCGATCTCGACGAGGATGTCGTTGACCTTGACCTCGTCACCCACGGCCACCCGCCAGGTGACGATCTCGGCCTCGACCAGGCCTTCGCCGGGATCGGGCAGGCGGAACTCGTTCGTCGCCACGTCTTCTCGGTGTCCTTCGGTCTCGGTAGCAGTTCTCAGTCGGCAGGTCTCAGTAGGAGAGCGACCGGTCGACCGCGTCCAGCACGCGGTCGAGGTCGGGCAGGTAGTCCTCCTCGATGCGGCTCGGGGGGTAGGGCACGTCCGCGCCCGCCACCCGCAGCACCGGGGCCTCGAGGGAGTAGAAGCACTCCTCGGTGATCCGCGCGGCGACCTCGCTGCCGAGCCCGACGCTCACCGGCGCCTCGTGCACGACGACCGCGTGCCCCGTACGCCGCACCGAGTCGAAGACCGGGCCGAGGTCGAGCGGCGAGAGCGTCCGCAGGTCGATGACCTCGAGCTCGCGGCCCTCGTCCGTCGCCGCCTCCGCCGCCTCGACGCAGGTCTTGACCATCGGCCCGTACGCGATCAGCGTCGCGTCCCGACCGGGTCGGACGACGCGCGAGCCGTGCAGCGGGAGCGGGACGGCTCCGTCTGTCCCACGCGTGTCGACCTCCGCCTTCTCGTAGTAGCGCCGCTTGGGCTCGAAGAAGATCACCGGGTCGTCGGAGCGAACAGCCTGCTGGATCATCCAGTAGGCGTCGACCGGGTTGGAGCAGGAGACGACCTTGAGCCCGACCGTGTGCGCGAAGTACGCCTCGGGCGACTCGCTGTGGTGCTCGACCGCCCCGATGCCGCCGCCGAACGGGATGCGGATGACGATCGGCATCGGCACCTGGCCCCGGGTGCGCCAGCGCATCCGGGCGACCTGGGTGACGATCTGGTCGAAGGCGGGGAAGACGAAGCCGTCGAACTGGATCTCGCACACCGGTCGGTAGCCGCGGACGGCCAGCCCGATCGCGGTGCCGACGATGCCGGCCTCGGCGAGCGGGGTGTCGACCACGCGGGCCTCACCGAAGTCCTTCTGCAGGCCCTCCGTCACGCGGAACACGCCACCGAGCTTGCCGATGTCCTCGCCCATCAGGAGGACCTTCGGGTCGTCCTCCATGGCCCGGCGCAGGCCGGCGTTCAGCGCCTTGGCCATCGTCATCGTGCGCACGGGCGCCGGCGCGGCGTCGCTCATCGGGCCTCCTCGAAGCTCGCGGCGTACTCCCGGTGACGAGCCAGCTGCTCGGTCAGCTCGGGGGACGGGTCGGCGTACACCCAGTCGAAGGTCTCGGCCAGCGACGGCTCGGGCAGGGCCAGGCAGTTGCGCCGCAGCTGGACGGCCAGGGCGTCGGCGACCGCGTCGGCCTCGTCGAAGAACGCCGCGTCGGCGGCGCCGGTCCGCTCCAGGTAGGCCCGGACACGGCTCAGCGGGTCGCGCGCGCGCCAGTGCTCGAGCTCGTCGGCGAGGCGGTACTTGGTCGGGTCGTCGGAGGTGGTGTGGGCACCCATCCGGTAGGTGAAGGCCTCGATGAACGTCGGCCCGTTCCCGGAACGTGCGCGGTCCAGCGCCTCCGTCGTCACCGCGTGCACGGCCAGCACGTCGTTGCCGTCGACGCGGACGCCCGGGAAGCCGAAGCCCGCCGCGCGCCGGTAAAGCGGGACGCGGGACTGGCGCTCGCTGGGCTCGGAGATCGCCCACTGGTTGTTCGAGCAGAAGAACACGACCGGGGCGTTGTACGACGCGGCGAAGATCAGGCCCTCGTTGAGGTCGCCCTGGCTCGTCGCCCCGTCGCCGAAGTAGCAGACGACCGCCGCGTCACGTTCCGGGTCGCCGCTGCCGACGAGGCCGTCGCGCTCGAGGCCCATGCCGTAGCCGACCGACTGGACGCCCTGGGTGCCGATGATGATCGAGTAGAGGTGGGCGCCGTACCTGGCCATGTCCCAGGCACCGGTCTCGGTCCCGCGGAACATGGCCAGCAGCCGGAGGGGGTCGATGCCGCGGCTGATCGTCACGCCGTGCTCGCGGTAGGTGGGGAACGTGTAGTCCTGCGACCGCAGCGCGTAGGCGGAGCCGATCTGCGCGGCCTCCTGGCCGAGCAGCGAGGGCCAGAGACCCAGCTCGCCCTGCCGCTGCAGGGCGATCGCCTCGGCGTCGACCCGCCGGACGAGCACCATCTGCGCGTACAGGTCGCGGATCTGGTCGTCGGTTCCGGCGTACGCGTAGTCCGGGTGCTCGACCCGCTCGCCGTCCGGCGTCAGCAGCTGGACCGCCACGGTGTCGTCCGCGCCGCTCTCACGTACGTCGCTCACGGTGCTCCTCTCGGGCCCGTCCGACCGCCCGGTGGGGCGCCGTCGAGGCGGGTTCGGTCAACGTACATCCGGGTCTCGGGACGAGGGAAAACAACTTGCGGTGCCTACTTCCTGGGTTTTCCGGGCGCCGGTGCCGGACCCGATGAGTGCGCGGAGCCGGGCGGGTCGGACCCTGGGCACGACCGCAGCCGACGCCGACCAGGAGGAGCACCATGACCGAGCTCGCGACCAGCACCCGGGGCGACCGGGTGGCGTACGACCGCTACGGGCCCGCCGACGGAGGTCCGACGGCGGTGCTCGTGGCGGGCGCGGGTTCGCTGCGCGGCGACGACGGCATCGCCACCACCGCCCGGGTGGCCGCCGACGCCGGCGTCACCGTGCTCGTGCCCGACCGGCTGGGCCGCGGGGAGAGCGCGGCCGAGGGCCGGCTCGACCTCGACCGGGAGGTCGAGGGGCTGCGGGCGGTGCTCGCGGCCGAGGGCGGGCACGGTGTCCTCTGCGGGCACTCGTCGGGCTGCAGCATCAGCCTGTACGCCGCGGCGCAGGGCCTGGCGGTCGACGGCCTGCTGCTCTGGGAGGCCCCGGTGGCCGCACCCGCGTCGCAGACCGCCGGCTGGGTCGACGAGCTGGAGCGCCGGATCGACGCGGGCGAGCTCGAGGCCGCGCAGGAGTGGTACATGAAGGACATGCCGCCCGAGTGGCTGGCCGGCGCCAAGGCGTCGCCGGCCTGGCCGGTGATCTACGCGGGCGTCGTCAGCCTCCGCGCCGACGGGCAGTCGCTGCGCTGGGCGACCGCCGGGCTGGAGTCCGGTGCGCTGCGCGAGCAGGTCGACGTGCCGGTCCTGGCGACGTACGGGACCTCCACGTTCCCGGCCATGGTCGAGGCGGCCGAGCGGATCCGTACGGTCCTGCCGCAGACCGAGGTCCGCGAGGTCTCCGGCGCGCACCACGTGTGGGACGCGACCGCCTTCGCGTCCGTGCTGACGGGGTTCGTCCGGTCGTGCGGCCCGACCCGGCGGTGACCGACGCCGACGTCGGTCCCGGGGTGCTGCGCCCGGCCGTCGCCGAGGCGGCGCACCGGGCGGGAACCGGCACCGTCGGGCTCGTCGAGCTGGGCGGGCCGGGGCCCTCGGCGGCGACCGACTTCCGGGTCGTGGGCCACCGACCGGTGCCGACTTGTCCCGGGCCCGAGGTCGTGCTCCGGGGGACCGTCGACCCGCGGGAGCTCGAGTCGTTGCCCGACGTCGTGGCCCAGGTGCCGGACGGCGTGCTGCCGGTCGTCGTCACGACCTGGGCGCTGTCGGCCCTGGTCCCGGTGCGTCGCCTCCGCTTCCTGCAGCTGCTCGACGCGGCCGCGACCCACCGGACCGTGGCGTGGGTGTCCGTCGAGGGGGTCGGCGTGGCGCCCGGCGTCCCGACGCTGGGCGACCGTCCCGCGTCCGGGCACAGCATCGTCGGCGTCACCCTGCTCCGGCACGCGACCCGGCACGCCGAGGCGGTGGCCCGCTGCTGGTCCCGCGGCCGGCAGCTGGCCTGGCTCGCCGAGGGCGGGGCTGCAGACGGAAACGGGGCCGGGGACTAGCCCGACTCGCGCCGGCGGGCGCGGTAGGCGGCGACGTTCGCGCGGTTGCCGCAGTTGCCGGTGTCGCAGTAGCGCTTGGAGGAGTTGCGGGACAGGTCGACCAGCAGGGCGTCGCAGTCGTCGGCGGCGCAGGTCTTGAGCCGGCCGAGGTTGTCGGTGCGGATCAGGTCCAGCAGGCCCATGGCCGACTCCGCCCCGATCCGGTGGGCGAGCGGTGCCGACGGCTCCGTCATGTGCAGGTGCCAGTCGAGCGCATCGTGCTTGATCAGGTACGGCGTGGTCGCCGTCTCGCGCAGGATCGCGTTGACCAGCGCGGCCGCCTCGGCCCGGTCGGTGGCGGACCACACGGCCCGCAGCCGCTCGCGGATCTCGCGGACGGCCTCGAGCTCGGCCTCGGTGCCGAGCCGCTCCCCGGTCATCGCGTACTCCTGCAGGAACGCGTCCAGCCCGGCCCGGGTCTCGAGCTGGTCGACCCCGTCCAGGCGGGTGTTCACGAGCGTCGTGGCCTCGGCCAGCGCTTCCTCCGTGTCACCGGTGAACAACATCTTGACTCCTGACAGGACCCTCGCTTAGTGTCACGAGTGTAAGTGATGGACGGTCGTGACACCACGACCCCGCCAGCAGCTCGTCAGTGAAGGAGCACCGCCGTGACGGCGACCGAGACGGTCAGCACCCCGACCGCGTCCCCCGTACCCGGCCGCGCGGGCGGGCTGGCCATCGGCCTGGGCTCCGCCGCCGCCTTCGGCCTCTCGGGCTCCTTCGGGCACGCGCTGCTCGACGACGGCTGGTCGCCGGCCGCGCTGGTCGCCGCGCGCGTGGGCGGCGCGTTCCTCGTCCTGCTCGTGCCCTGCCTGCTGCTCCTGCGCCGGACGGGCCTGCCGTCGGGGCGCCAGTCGCGCGAGCTGGTCGTCTACGGCATCGTCGCCGTGGCCGGCGCGCAGCTCTTCTACTTCAGCGCGCTGCAGTACCTCTCCGTCGGCGTCGCGCTGCTCCTGGAGTACCTCGCACCGGTCGTGCTCATCGGCTGGCGCTGGGCGCACGGCGACCGCCCGACCCCGGCCATCGGGGTCGGTGCCGGCCTCGCCCTGATCGGCCTCGCCCTGGTCCTCGACGTCCGGCACGGCCTCACCGTCTCGGCGATCGGGGTGGCGTACGGCCTCGGCGCGATGCTCTGCCTGGCCGCGTACTTCGTGCTGGCCGACCCGAAGCCCGGGGTCGAACCCGTGCCGCCGCTCCTGCTGACCGCGGCCGGCACCGGCGTCGGTGCGGTCCTCCTCCTGCTCGTCGGCGCCACGGGGCTGCTGCCGCTGGCCGCGTCGACCGGCGCCACCACCCTCGCGGGCGCCTCGGTGCCCTGGTGGGTCCCGATGTCGTTGCTGATCCTGGTGTCGGCCGTCGTCGCCTACCTGACCGGCGTGATGGCGGTGCGCCGCCTCGGCAGCGCGATCGCGTCCTTCGTCGGCCTGACCGAGGTGCTGTTCGCCGTGGTCTTCGCCGCCGTGCTGCTCGGCCAGGTCCCCCGGACCGAGCAGGTGCTCGGCGGGCTGCTCGTGCTCGCCGGCATCGTCGTGGTGCAGGGCGGGGCGGCCACCGCGCCGCCGTGGGCGGCCGGCCGGGTCCTCTACCGCCGGTTCCGCTCTACGATCAGGCGGTGAGCGGTCCGGCTGACAGCGCGGTGAGCAGACCGGGGGCGACCGGCCTGCTCGTGGCCGGGACGACCTCGGACGCCGGCAAGTCCCTCGTGGTGACCGGGCTGTGCCGGGCCTTCGTCCGGCGCGGTCTGGACGTGGTCCCGTACAAGGCCCAGAACATGAGCAACAACTCGGGCGTCTGCGCCGACGGCGCCGAGATCGGACGGGCGCAGATCCTGCAGGCGCAGGCGGCCCGGCGTGAACCCACCTCGGCGATGAACCCCGTGCTGCTCAAGCCCGGCACCGACCGCCGGGCCCACGTCGTGGTCCGCGGCCGCCCCGCCGGCGTGCTCGAGGCCGGTCAGTACGCGACCGGTCGACGCCACCTCGCGGAGGCGGCGTGGGCGGCGTACGAGGAGCTCGAGAGCGCGCACGACCTCGTGGTCTGCGAGGGTGCCGGGTCCTCCGCCGAGATCAACCTGCGCGCCGGCGACTACGTCAACCTCGGGCTCGCCCGCCGCTTCGACCTGCCGGTCGTCGTCGTCGGCGACATCGACCGGGGCGGTGTCCTGGCCGCGCTCTACGGCACGGTCGCCCTGCTGGAGCCCGAGGACCGGGCGCTGGTGCGCACGTTCGTGGTCAACAAGTTCCGCGGGGACCCGAGCGTGCTCGCGCCCGGGCTGACCGAGATCACCCGGCGTACGGGCGTCCCCTTCGCCGGCGTGCTGCCGTGGCTCGACGGCGTCTGGCTCGACGCGGAGGACTCCCTCGAGGTCGGCGCGTGGCGGCGCTCGGTGCGTTCCGGGGCGGAAGGGGCACGGCTGCGCGTCGCGGTCGTCCGCCTGCCCCGGGTGTCGAACGCGACCGACGTCGAGGCCCTGGCCGCCGAGCCCGGCGTCGAGGTGCTCGTCACCACCGACCCCGAGGTCGTCGCCGGCGCGGACCTGGCCGTGCTGCCGGGCACGCGGGCCACGTTCTCCGACCTGGCCTGGCTGCGCCGCACCGGCATCGCCGCCGCCGTCCTCGACCGCGTCGGGCGCGAGGCCCCCGTCCTCGGGATCTGCGGCGGCTACCAGATGCTCGGCCTCCGGGTCGAGGACCCGGCGGGGGTCGAGGCGGACGTCGGCTCGAGCGCGGGCGTCGCGGTGGACGGGCTGGGGCTGCTGCCGGTCGTCACGCGGTTCGCGGTCGAGAAGTCCCTGGGCCGCCCCGCCGGGAGCTGGCGCGGCCACGCGGTGCAGGCGTACGAGATCCACCACGGCCGGGCCGAGCGCGCGGCGTCGGCCGACGCCACCACGTTCCCTGAGCCGGTCGAAGGGTTCCTCGACGGCTGGCGCGTCGGGTCGACGTGGGGCACGGTCTGGCACGGCGCGCTCGAGAACGACGCGTTCCGGAGGGCCTGGCTCGTCGAGGTCGCCGCGGCGGCGGGCTCGTCCTGGACGCCCGCGCCCGACGCGGTTGCGTACGGGGCCCGCCGCGAGGCCATGATCGACACCCTCGCCGACGCCGTCGAGGAGCACCTCGACCTCGACCTGCTGCTGGCCGAGACCCGCGTCGCGTCGAGCAGGGCGGTGGCGCGATGAGCGTCCGGGTCTTCGTCGTCGGCATCGGCAGCGGCGACCCCGGGCACCTGACCGGGGAGGCCGTTGCCGCGCTGAACGCCGTCGACGTGTTCCTGGTCGCGGACAAGCGCGCGGCGACCCGCGACCTCGTCACCCTGCGCGCGGAGCTCTGCGCGGCGGTGATCACGCACGACCGCTACCGCTTCGTCGAGGTCCCCGACCCCGAGCGCGGGCCGGACGCCGAGCGTGACTCCACCGCGTACGCCGGGGCCGTCCGCGACTGGCACACCGAACGGGCCCGCCGCCACGCCGAGGCCGTGACGCGTGAGGTCGGCGACGACGGCACGGTCGGGTTGCTCGTCTGGGGCGACCCGTCGCTCTACGACTCGACGCTGCGGGTCGTCGAGACGATCGGCGACCTGCTCGGCGCCGAGGGCGTGACCCTCGAGGTCACGGTGGTGCCCGGCATCAGCAGCGTCAGCCTGCTCGCCGCGCGGCACCGCGTCGCGCTCAACCGCGTCGGCCGCCCCGTGCACATCACCACCGGACGCCGCCTGGTCGGCGAGTACGACGACGCGCTCGGCGACGTCGTCGTCATGCTCGACGGCGACCTGGCCTGCGCCGGGCTGGTCGAGACGCACCCCGACCTCGAGATCTTCTGGGGCGCCCAGCTGGGCCTGTACGACGAGGCCCTCGTCCGCGGTCCGCTGCGCGAGGTCCTGCCCGAGATCCGCCGCCGGCGCGACGCCGTCCGCGCCGCTCGCGGCTGGGTGATGGACACCTATCTGCTCAGACCGGGCACCGGGCGGTGACGCCGGCGCCGCCGCGACCAGAGCCGCGCGGGCTGCGGGCGATGTTCCTGCTCCGGCGGGCCCCACGGACGTGGCACCTCGCGCTCCGCACGATGCTCTCGATCGTCGTGCCCGCCTCGGTCGGCTACGCCACCGGGCACCTCAGCCTGGGCCTGCTCGTCGCGGTCGGCGGCTTCGCCAGCCTCTTCGGCGGCGGCCGCCCGTACGCCTACCGCACCCGACTGCTCGTGCTCGTGTCCCTCGGCGAGGCCCTCGCGGTCGCCCTCGGGATCTGGGCCGAGGAGGTGCCGTGGGCCGGGGTCCTCGTGGTGACGCTGATCGCCGTGGTGGCGACGTGGATCTGCAACGCGTTCGCCGTCGTGCCGGGCGCGTACCAGTTCGCCCTCTGCTGCGCGACGGGCACGGCCCTGCACGCCGAGAGCGCCGACCCGGTGCAGAGCGGGCTGCTCGTGCTGGCCGGCGGGTTGTTCGCGACGC comes from the Microlunatus antarcticus genome and includes:
- a CDS encoding DUF350 domain-containing protein gives rise to the protein MLDYLHAIALSWPAAAVSLLLTLAVGAALWATHNALTHFDDRQVLFEQGSVAYLVQRSSLVLAFGIASLPTITRGEDDYPWNVLPLQAAQLAWVFVALLGVRYLVDAILLRERNTEELLDGNVALGVLEAGFYVGFGFVLNGSLTGSAATFGLSLASTVVFGLLGLAVVVGVFWLHELVTPWSVRQLVRGRSLTAGFEAGGVLAAVGIVVREGVAGDFTGWTDGLVAFAATSLFAVAMLYLFRWVTNRLILRSATLNQIQERQLVGASAFSAVLLVVVAITVAAVVRHQL
- a CDS encoding dihydrolipoamide acetyltransferase family protein, with protein sequence MATNEFRLPDPGEGLVEAEIVTWRVAVGDEVKVNDILVEIETAKSLVELPSPYAGTVTALLVDEGQLVDVGAPIVAISDGADEPVPDPATALGAEQVPGSPVTEAAGEARVANLVGYGPRSTDSKRRARRGATEQVPATAPVTGNSLPAEPTAPAARAAGDAPFLGGGPAVLAKPPVRKLAQDRGVDLTTLTGSGPGGIITRTDVDRASAPEPAPARVAAAPTAAPTRSVPSPAPARAADPDRETRVPIKGVRKATADAMVRSAFTAPHVTEWVTCDVTATMELVDRLRERREFRGVKISPLLVVAKAVCVALSRVPQLNAYWDEAAQEIATLHYVNLGIAAATPRGLVVPNLKGADAMTLLEMAQAINAVVSTARDGRTSPSDMAGGTFTITNVGTFGVDAGTPIVNPGEAGILCIGQIARRPWVVGAGRDERIEPRWVTTLAVSFDHRLVDGEQGSVFLSTVAQILTDPGLGLLF
- a CDS encoding alpha-ketoacid dehydrogenase subunit beta; protein product: MSDAAPAPVRTMTMAKALNAGLRRAMEDDPKVLLMGEDIGKLGGVFRVTEGLQKDFGEARVVDTPLAEAGIVGTAIGLAVRGYRPVCEIQFDGFVFPAFDQIVTQVARMRWRTRGQVPMPIVIRIPFGGGIGAVEHHSESPEAYFAHTVGLKVVSCSNPVDAYWMIQQAVRSDDPVIFFEPKRRYYEKAEVDTRGTDGAVPLPLHGSRVVRPGRDATLIAYGPMVKTCVEAAEAATDEGRELEVIDLRTLSPLDLGPVFDSVRRTGHAVVVHEAPVSVGLGSEVAARITEECFYSLEAPVLRVAGADVPYPPSRIEEDYLPDLDRVLDAVDRSLSY
- the pdhA gene encoding pyruvate dehydrogenase (acetyl-transferring) E1 component subunit alpha, with the protein product MSDVRESGADDTVAVQLLTPDGERVEHPDYAYAGTDDQIRDLYAQMVLVRRVDAEAIALQRQGELGLWPSLLGQEAAQIGSAYALRSQDYTFPTYREHGVTISRGIDPLRLLAMFRGTETGAWDMARYGAHLYSIIIGTQGVQSVGYGMGLERDGLVGSGDPERDAAVVCYFGDGATSQGDLNEGLIFAASYNAPVVFFCSNNQWAISEPSERQSRVPLYRRAAGFGFPGVRVDGNDVLAVHAVTTEALDRARSGNGPTFIEAFTYRMGAHTTSDDPTKYRLADELEHWRARDPLSRVRAYLERTGAADAAFFDEADAVADALAVQLRRNCLALPEPSLAETFDWVYADPSPELTEQLARHREYAASFEEAR
- a CDS encoding alpha/beta fold hydrolase yields the protein MTELATSTRGDRVAYDRYGPADGGPTAVLVAGAGSLRGDDGIATTARVAADAGVTVLVPDRLGRGESAAEGRLDLDREVEGLRAVLAAEGGHGVLCGHSSGCSISLYAAAQGLAVDGLLLWEAPVAAPASQTAGWVDELERRIDAGELEAAQEWYMKDMPPEWLAGAKASPAWPVIYAGVVSLRADGQSLRWATAGLESGALREQVDVPVLATYGTSTFPAMVEAAERIRTVLPQTEVREVSGAHHVWDATAFASVLTGFVRSCGPTRR
- a CDS encoding DUF2332 family protein, producing MRPDPAVTDADVGPGVLRPAVAEAAHRAGTGTVGLVELGGPGPSAATDFRVVGHRPVPTCPGPEVVLRGTVDPRELESLPDVVAQVPDGVLPVVVTTWALSALVPVRRLRFLQLLDAAATHRTVAWVSVEGVGVAPGVPTLGDRPASGHSIVGVTLLRHATRHAEAVARCWSRGRQLAWLAEGGAADGNGAGD
- a CDS encoding CGNR zinc finger domain-containing protein; translated protein: MLFTGDTEEALAEATTLVNTRLDGVDQLETRAGLDAFLQEYAMTGERLGTEAELEAVREIRERLRAVWSATDRAEAAALVNAILRETATTPYLIKHDALDWHLHMTEPSAPLAHRIGAESAMGLLDLIRTDNLGRLKTCAADDCDALLVDLSRNSSKRYCDTGNCGNRANVAAYRARRRESG
- a CDS encoding EamA family transporter — protein: MTATETVSTPTASPVPGRAGGLAIGLGSAAAFGLSGSFGHALLDDGWSPAALVAARVGGAFLVLLVPCLLLLRRTGLPSGRQSRELVVYGIVAVAGAQLFYFSALQYLSVGVALLLEYLAPVVLIGWRWAHGDRPTPAIGVGAGLALIGLALVLDVRHGLTVSAIGVAYGLGAMLCLAAYFVLADPKPGVEPVPPLLLTAAGTGVGAVLLLLVGATGLLPLAASTGATTLAGASVPWWVPMSLLILVSAVVAYLTGVMAVRRLGSAIASFVGLTEVLFAVVFAAVLLGQVPRTEQVLGGLLVLAGIVVVQGGAATAPPWAAGRVLYRRFRSTIRR
- a CDS encoding cobyric acid synthase, which codes for MSGPADSAVSRPGATGLLVAGTTSDAGKSLVVTGLCRAFVRRGLDVVPYKAQNMSNNSGVCADGAEIGRAQILQAQAARREPTSAMNPVLLKPGTDRRAHVVVRGRPAGVLEAGQYATGRRHLAEAAWAAYEELESAHDLVVCEGAGSSAEINLRAGDYVNLGLARRFDLPVVVVGDIDRGGVLAALYGTVALLEPEDRALVRTFVVNKFRGDPSVLAPGLTEITRRTGVPFAGVLPWLDGVWLDAEDSLEVGAWRRSVRSGAEGARLRVAVVRLPRVSNATDVEALAAEPGVEVLVTTDPEVVAGADLAVLPGTRATFSDLAWLRRTGIAAAVLDRVGREAPVLGICGGYQMLGLRVEDPAGVEADVGSSAGVAVDGLGLLPVVTRFAVEKSLGRPAGSWRGHAVQAYEIHHGRAERAASADATTFPEPVEGFLDGWRVGSTWGTVWHGALENDAFRRAWLVEVAAAAGSSWTPAPDAVAYGARREAMIDTLADAVEEHLDLDLLLAETRVASSRAVAR
- the cobF gene encoding precorrin-6A synthase (deacetylating) translates to MSVRVFVVGIGSGDPGHLTGEAVAALNAVDVFLVADKRAATRDLVTLRAELCAAVITHDRYRFVEVPDPERGPDAERDSTAYAGAVRDWHTERARRHAEAVTREVGDDGTVGLLVWGDPSLYDSTLRVVETIGDLLGAEGVTLEVTVVPGISSVSLLAARHRVALNRVGRPVHITTGRRLVGEYDDALGDVVVMLDGDLACAGLVETHPDLEIFWGAQLGLYDEALVRGPLREVLPEIRRRRDAVRAARGWVMDTYLLRPGTGR